The sequence CACCCGCCGCGGCAGCGGCCCGGTGGCTGCTACCGGCAGATACGGTTCGATCAACGCCCACTCGGCATCCGTCACATCAAAGCGCGCCACATCCGAGTTCTATCAGCCGCGGCCGGCTCACCACCGGACCTCACCTAGATCCAAACCCCAAACAGCTCCTAGAGCCTGTACGGCGTTCAGACCGGAGGGATTCCACGGTCCTGGCAGGCCGTCGCCATGGCGCGTGGAGACCTCACCGACGGCGAACGGCCCGTGAGATCGAGCTCCGCCTGCCCCTGGGGGAACGGGCCCGATCCCGGACCCCTGGCGGCGCCGGCCCGAGTGGAGGGCCGATGTGCCAGGGAGCAGGGGAGCGCCTGTCATATGGAGAGCTCGTCAGCGGGCCGGTCGGCGCCATCACCAGGCCCTGACATCGTTCGGCGAGAACACCTTCCCTGCCATGTCGCCTCGCTGGGTAACCGATGACACGCTCCGTGACAACAGGTGTCACAGGTCGGTGGCGAAGTCCGGATTCATCGTCTCCACGTAGTGGTCGGCGAAGATCTTCGCGGTGAGTTCGCCGCGGGTCGACACCTCGACCTTCTCGAAAATCCGCTTGAGGTAGCCGCGAATGGTGTGGGTGGACAGGGAGAGCCTCGCTGCGATCTCGGCAGTGGTCAGGCCCGCGGCGATCAGGCGGATGACCTGCTGTTCCCGTCGCCCCAGCTGATACGTCCTGACGATCAGCGGTGCCATCTCCGCGGCCTTGGCCGACTCGATCACCAGAGCCGTCCGGCCGCCCTCGCTGCCGGCCTCTCGCAGCGCGAAACCGTGGATCACCACCCACCGGCCGCCGACCCGCAGCCGAGCCCGGGCGACACCCGTGTCGCGCCTGGCGGCGATGGCACGGGCCTTGTTCACCACCGAGCGCAGTTCGGCGGGTATGGGGGTGGCGCCGGGGTCGTCGTGGCTCAACCGGGTGAGCGGCAGTCGTCGCAGCCATGCCTCCGCGGGCTCGTTGAGCGATTCGAGGGCTCCGGTCCGGTCGAACACGAGCAGCCCGGGGCCGTCGGGCACCCCAATCACCGGGTTCGGCCGCAGCAGCGCCGAGCGCCGGAAGGTCTCGCCGATCGGAGTGGAGAGGGCGGCGAGCAGGTGTTCCTCTCCGAGGCTGAACGGCTGCGCGTCCGCGGCTCGCCACAGGCACATGTAGCCCCACACGTCGCGGCCGGCCCGGAACACGCACCGCAGTTCGTCGCCGAGCCCCTGTGAGAGGTTCACGTTGTGGTAGCGGGAGCTCCGCGCCGGATGCCTGCCCGTGACGCGATACAGGGACGCGGCCGGCGTCGGCAGACCGGCCAGCGTGTGAAAGTGGTTGACGTCCTCGACGAACAACTCGTTCTCCCAGATCCCGCCCGATCGAGCCGATCGGGCGGGATCCCGTCACCTTCCACCAGGCCATCTCAAGAACGGCCCCTTCCGAGTCTCCGCCCTGGTACAGCGGCACCGCCGGCCGCTTGCCCGACCTCTCGGGGCAGTACGTCTAGCCCGGGAAGGCGTCCACCGCTAGGCAGTTTCGTTTGGATCAGCCGGTCGTTGGTCCGGGTGTGCCGTTGACTGACGCGCAGTGGGCGCGGATTGAGCCGTTGCTTCCGAACCGGACGCCGAAGCGAGGCGGCCGGTGGAGGGAGCACCGGCAGGTGATCGATGCGATCGCCTTCAAGTTCCAGAACGGGACCCAGTGGGTCCACCTGCCCGACAGGTATGGCAACTGGCGAGGTGTCTACAACCGGCTGAGGATGTGGGCCGTCGATGGCACGTGGGAGCGGGTGTTCATCACTTTGGTGGCCCAGGCCGACGCGGACGAGGACCTGACCTGGGCCGTGTCGGTGGACTCCACGATCGTGCGGGCTCATCAGCACGCGGCCGGGGCCCGCGAAAAAGGGGCCCTAGCCCACGAGCCGGGCGACCATGCCATCGGCCGGTCCCGCGGCGGACTGACCACGAAGATCCACCTCGCCGCCGACGATCGCTGCCGGCCGCTAGCCTTCCACCTCACCGCCGGCCAAGCCGGTGACGCGCCCGCCTTCACCGAGGTGATGGCACGCCTGCGCGTTCCCCGCCGACGCGGCCGGCCTCGGACCAGGCCGGAGGTTGTCTTGGCCGATAAGGCGTACTCCTCCCGCGCGATCCGTGAGCACCTGCGCAGACGTGGCATCCGGGGTGATCCCGGTTCCGGCCGACCAGCGGGGCCACCGACTGCGTCGGGGAAGCCGGGGTGGCAGGCCGCCGTCCTTCGACCGTGAGGCGTACAAGCAGCGCAACACCGTCGAGCGCTGCATCAACCGCCTCAAGCAGTGGCGCGGCATCGCCACCCGCTACGAGAAGAACGCGACCATCTACCTGGCCGGACTCCATATCGTCGGCATCTTCCTCTGGTCCGCCTGATGATCCCTAAAAAATTGATCAGCCCCAGGTGAGCGGGTCGAGATGGCGGTAAAAGCGCAGGCGCTCGTGGTCTAGGGCGATGCCGTACCTCTCGGCGAACGCCATGTCCGCGGCCCGCCCCCGCTCCTCGTCTTTCCATGTCTCTCGTGCGTTGGCGAGCAGCAGCGCCAAGTCCGCGTAGCGGTCGGCCTGTCCGAGGCGGCCCAGGTCGATGAAGCCTGACACGTCCAGGGTCCGCGGATCGAGGATGATGTTAGGCAGGCACAGGTCCCCGTGGCAGACGACCGTGTCGGCGGCCTCCTGCTCCCGTCGCCGTGGCACCTGCCGGGTGAGGCGGTCCAGTAACTCCCCAGGGGGCGTGTGCTGCTGCTCGACGGGGAGAAACTCCGGGTTGACGGCGTCACGGGCCACGACGCCGCGCGCCACGGCGACCATAGCGTCCAGGTCCCGGCGAAATGGGCACTGCGGCACCGGCACCTCGTGCAGTCGGCGGACCGCGTCCGCGATGCGTTCCCAGGCGACCCGTAGCTTCTCAGCGGGCACCTGATCAGCAGATATGCCGGAAACGGCACTGGTCATCAGGCAGGCGCCCACGTCACCGGAGTGCCAGTCGAGCACCCGGGGACCAGGTACACCCTGATCGTTCAGCCATGCGACCCGGTCACGCTCGGCCTTCAGGTCGGCTGCATCCGCAGCAGGCACGCACTTGGCATACCGGGTGGCGTCCGCGTTGCGAAAGACAGCGGCTCCCGACTCGCCCGCGGTGACAGGCAACCAGTCGCCACCACCCACGCTGAGCAGCACCGGCGATATGGCCTGAGGTCCGGAATGATCACTCATGGCGACCACTTTAGCTAGCTCGGCATATCGGCCCGGGACCGCAGAACCTCTGCCGTTACCACGTACCCGGCGTGCGGCGAAGCGAGATCCGAACGAAACGACCTAGCCCGAGAAGGCGTCCACCGCGGCCTGGCAGAAGGCTTTGAGGTCGTCGGGCTTGCGGCTGGTGACGAGGGTGTTCGGACCCGAGGTGCAGATCACGACCTCCCGGTCCTCCCAGTCGGCCCCGGCGTTGTGCAGGTCGGTCCTGAGGCTGGGCCAGGAGGTGATCTTCCGGCCGCGCACGACGTCGGCCTCGATCAGGGTCCAGGGCGCGTGGCAGATGGCCGCGACGGGCTTGCCGGTCTCGAAGAAGTCCTTGACGAACCGGACGGCGCTGGGCACGGTCCGCAGGATGTCGGGGTTGGCGACGCCGCCGGGCAGCACCAGCCCCTCGAAGTCGGCCGCCAGCACCTCGTCGATCGTCTCGTCCACCGGGAACCGGTCGGCCTTGTCGAGATGGTTGAACGCCTGGATCTCGCCCGCCCGGGTGGAGATCAGCCTGGGCGTGGCCCCCGCCTGCTTGACGGCCTGCCAGGGTTCGGTGAGCTCGACCTGCTCGACACCCTCCGGGGCCACGAGGAACGCGATCGTCTTGTCGTTGAGCATGATTTCCCCTTTGACGTGCGGCGATGCCCTTCAGGGGGCCGTCATTCCCGGCATGTCGCCATCTATGCGGGCCGGTGGGGATCCATGCCAAGGACGTCCGGCCGGGGACGGACCTTGCGCCTGCGCAGACCCGAGGCGATGAGCCGGGTGAGGAGCTCGCGCGACGACACGGCCTCCGCCCCCAGCGTGATCGCCCTGTCGTAGACGGTCTCGGGGACGTCGTAGTGGTCGCGGTCGAACGCCCGGAGCGGCACGCCCAGCCGGGCGGCGAAGGCGTGCAGTTCCTCGGTCGAGCTGTCGCTGACCAGGTGTGACCAGAGCAGATCGCGGGGACCCGGCCAGTTCGGCGGGTCGATGAGCACGCTCACCGCTGGAGGAGTTCGAGCGCGACCTCCAGGGCGGCGGCCCTGCTCTCCTCTTCGGAGATCTTGTCGTCCTTGAGGGCGAACCAGGCCGCGTGCAGGGCGAACATGGCCATCGAGTTCCTCAGCCGGACGGTCGGCGGGTCGTCCGGGTCGACGATGAAGGCGAGCACCTCGAACATCCGGTCGCGGTTCTTCTCCATCACCGGATGGTGCTTCAGCGCGGTCTGGTTGCGCTCGAAGAAGCGCATGATCTCGCGGTGCCGGCCCCTGTGCAGGTCATCGGAGTAGCGGCGGACCAGCTCCCGGCGGGTCTCGTCGGTGCGCGGCTGCTCCCTGGCCCAGGCGACCAGCTCGTCGATCGAGCGCACCCGGTCCTCCACGAGGCTGGTGACGATCTCGTCCTTGCTCTTGAAGTGATAGTAGAGTGCGGCCTTGGTCACGCCGAGCGCCTCCGCTATCTCGCGGAGCGAGGTCGCCTCATACCCCTGCTCGACGAAGAGCTTCAGGGCGATCTCCTGAATCCGTGTCCGGGTGTCGGCGTTTTCCCTCATGGTTCCCTTTGCAGCGAAATCAACTTGACGGCCGGTAAGTGATCGGCCTACATTCCCAGCATATCCGACACTAGCCGGTCGGCAAGTAAGTAAGATCTTTTTCTGAGGGGCGACAGAAGTTGGGGGCGACAGAAGTGAAGGAGACCGCAGCCGCACCGGCGCGGCGGCGCGAGGTCATGGTGGTGCTGCCGGGCCTGATGCTCGCGATGGTCCTGGCCATGCTCGACAACATGATCGTCGGCACCGCGATGCCGCGCATCGTCGGGGAACTGGGCGGGCTGACCCACCTGTCCTGGGTGGTGACGGCCTACGTGCTCGGCACCACCGTCTCCACCCCCATCTGGGGGAAGATCGGCGATCTGTACGGCAGGAAGAACATCTTCCTCTGGTCCATCGTCATCTTCATGATCGGCTCCGTGCTCTGCGGCATGGCCGGATCCGAGATGCTGGGCGGTCCCACCGACGGCATGGCCCAGCTCATCGCCTTCCGCGCGCTCCAGGGCCTCGGCGCCGGCGGCCTGATGGTCAACGCGATGGCGATCATCGGTGACCTCGTCCCGCCCCGCGAGCGCGGGCAGTACCAGGGCATCATGGCGGGCGTGATGTCGCTGGCGATGATCGCCGGCCCGCTCGTCGGCGGGTTCATCACCGACCACCTCGACTGGCGCTGGGCCTTCTACGTGAACCTGCCCGTCGGGTTCGTCGCGCTGGCGCTGCTGGCGGCCAAGCTGAAGCTGCCCAAGTACCGCACCGAGCACCGCATCGACTGGCTCGGCGCGATCCTGCTCTCCGTCGGCATCACCGCGCTGGTGCTCATCACCACCTGGGGCGGCAACGACTACGGATGGGGCTCGCCGCAGATCCTCGGCCTGGCCGCGCTCGCGATCGTCACGCTGGCGCTGTTCATCCCGGTGGAGCGCCGGGCCGTCGAGCCGATCATGCCGCTCCAGCTGTTCCGCAACCGCAACTTCACGCTGATCTCGCTGGTCGGCTTCCTGCTCGGCTTCGCGATGTTCGGCGCCATCAACTTCCTGCCGCTGTTCCAGCAGACGGTCCAGGGCGCCTCGGCCACCAACTCGGGCCTGCTGCTGCTGCCGATGATGGGCTCGGCCATGGTGATCTCACTCTTCGTCGGCCAGGCCATCACCAAGACCGGCAAGTACAAGCTCTACCCGGTCCTCGGCGGCGTGATCATGGCGGTCGCCATGTGGCTGCTCTCCCTGATGGACGTCAACACACCCTCCTGGCAGACCGGCGTGTTCATCGCGGTGCTCGGCCTCGGCATGGGCTTCCTGATGCAGACCACCATGCTGATCGCGCAGAACAGCGTGGAGCAGAAGGACCTGGGTGTCTCCAGCAGCACCTCCACCTTCTTCCGCTCCATCGGCGGCTCGTTCGGCGTCTCGCTGTTCGGCGCGGTCTTCAACAACCAGCTCGCCTCCAACCTGGAGAGCAAGCTGGGGCCCGTCGGCGACAAGCTCGCCTCCAGTGGCGGCCAGTTCAACCCGGCCGCCCTGCACGAACTGCCCGCCAACGTGCGGACCGGTTTCCTGGAGTCGCTGGCCACGTCCATCTCCAGCGTGTTCTGGTGGGCGATCCTGTTCGCCGTCCTGGTGCCGCTGCTGGCCGCCTTCATCAAGGAGATCCCGCTGCGCGGGGGCCCCGAGCAGACCGGCGACGCCGAGAACCCGGCCCCGGTGCCGGCCCCGGCCCTCGACTGACGCCAAGTCGCGACCCAGCGAGCCCCAAGTCACGCTGGGCAGACTGGGGACATGGAAACAACCACCGCCGCCGGGTACGTCACCCGGCGGCCTCTGGCCGAAGACGCCCGCGACGTCCACGAGCTGATCTCCCTGTGTGACACCCAGGTGATCGGCAAGGCGGACATGACCCTCGACGACGTCGCCGACCAGCTGAACGACCCCTCCTTCGACAGGGAGAGCGACGGCTGGCTCGTCCACGACGCGGCCGGCCGCCTGGTCGCCTGGGCCTGGGCCTGCCGCAAGGGCACCAGCGACAACGTGGACATCGACGTGGTCGTGCACCCCGACGCCCCCGGGCTCACCGG comes from Streptosporangium roseum DSM 43021 and encodes:
- a CDS encoding helix-turn-helix transcriptional regulator; translated protein: MFVEDVNHFHTLAGLPTPAASLYRVTGRHPARSSRYHNVNLSQGLGDELRCVFRAGRDVWGYMCLWRAADAQPFSLGEEHLLAALSTPIGETFRRSALLRPNPVIGVPDGPGLLVFDRTGALESLNEPAEAWLRRLPLTRLSHDDPGATPIPAELRSVVNKARAIAARRDTGVARARLRVGGRWVVIHGFALREAGSEGGRTALVIESAKAAEMAPLIVRTYQLGRREQQVIRLIAAGLTTAEIAARLSLSTHTIRGYLKRIFEKVEVSTRGELTAKIFADHYVETMNPDFATDL
- a CDS encoding IS5 family transposase (programmed frameshift); protein product: MPLTDAQWARIEPLLPNRTPKRGGRWREHRQVIDAIAFKFQNGTQWVHLPDRYGNWRGVYNRLRMWAVDGTWERVFITLVAQADADEDLTWAVSVDSTIVRAHQHAAGAREKGALAHEPGDHAIGRSRGGLTTKIHLAADDRCRPLAFHLTAGQAGDAPAFTEVMARLRVPRRRGRPRTRPEVVLADKAYSSRAIREHLRRRGIRGVIPVPADQRGHRLRRGSRGGRPPSFDREAYKQRNTVERCINRLKQWRGIATRYEKNATIYLAGLHIVGIFLWSA
- a CDS encoding APH(3'') family aminoglycoside O-phosphotransferase, whose product is MSDHSGPQAISPVLLSVGGGDWLPVTAGESGAAVFRNADATRYAKCVPAADAADLKAERDRVAWLNDQGVPGPRVLDWHSGDVGACLMTSAVSGISADQVPAEKLRVAWERIADAVRRLHEVPVPQCPFRRDLDAMVAVARGVVARDAVNPEFLPVEQQHTPPGELLDRLTRQVPRRREQEAADTVVCHGDLCLPNIILDPRTLDVSGFIDLGRLGQADRYADLALLLANARETWKDEERGRAADMAFAERYGIALDHERLRFYRHLDPLTWG
- a CDS encoding type 1 glutamine amidotransferase domain-containing protein, which gives rise to MLNDKTIAFLVAPEGVEQVELTEPWQAVKQAGATPRLISTRAGEIQAFNHLDKADRFPVDETIDEVLAADFEGLVLPGGVANPDILRTVPSAVRFVKDFFETGKPVAAICHAPWTLIEADVVRGRKITSWPSLRTDLHNAGADWEDREVVICTSGPNTLVTSRKPDDLKAFCQAAVDAFSG
- a CDS encoding DUF4031 domain-containing protein, producing MSVLIDPPNWPGPRDLLWSHLVSDSSTEELHAFAARLGVPLRAFDRDHYDVPETVYDRAITLGAEAVSSRELLTRLIASGLRRRKVRPRPDVLGMDPHRPA
- a CDS encoding TetR/AcrR family transcriptional regulator, encoding MRENADTRTRIQEIALKLFVEQGYEATSLREIAEALGVTKAALYYHFKSKDEIVTSLVEDRVRSIDELVAWAREQPRTDETRRELVRRYSDDLHRGRHREIMRFFERNQTALKHHPVMEKNRDRMFEVLAFIVDPDDPPTVRLRNSMAMFALHAAWFALKDDKISEEESRAAALEVALELLQR
- a CDS encoding MDR family MFS transporter, with the protein product MKETAAAPARRREVMVVLPGLMLAMVLAMLDNMIVGTAMPRIVGELGGLTHLSWVVTAYVLGTTVSTPIWGKIGDLYGRKNIFLWSIVIFMIGSVLCGMAGSEMLGGPTDGMAQLIAFRALQGLGAGGLMVNAMAIIGDLVPPRERGQYQGIMAGVMSLAMIAGPLVGGFITDHLDWRWAFYVNLPVGFVALALLAAKLKLPKYRTEHRIDWLGAILLSVGITALVLITTWGGNDYGWGSPQILGLAALAIVTLALFIPVERRAVEPIMPLQLFRNRNFTLISLVGFLLGFAMFGAINFLPLFQQTVQGASATNSGLLLLPMMGSAMVISLFVGQAITKTGKYKLYPVLGGVIMAVAMWLLSLMDVNTPSWQTGVFIAVLGLGMGFLMQTTMLIAQNSVEQKDLGVSSSTSTFFRSIGGSFGVSLFGAVFNNQLASNLESKLGPVGDKLASSGGQFNPAALHELPANVRTGFLESLATSISSVFWWAILFAVLVPLLAAFIKEIPLRGGPEQTGDAENPAPVPAPALD